The Parvibaculum sp. DNA segment CAAGGATCGGTTGCTGGCCAATGGCGACCGTTGGGAACGCGAGATCGCGACGAGCATCGCGCTCGACGCGCCTTACCGCTGAACGAAGATCGTCGAGGGGACGAGGGGTCCAAATGATTGCCACCGCCATCGCGTTTTATCTTTTCGCGGGCATAACCGTCGCCGCGGGCTTCATGGTGATTGCGGCGCGCAACCCCGTTCACTCGGTGTTGTTCCTGATCCTCGCCTTCTTCAACTCGGCCGCGCTGTTCGTGCTGCTCGGCGCCGAGTTCCTGGCCCTGATCCTCGTCATCGTCTATGTCGGCGCGGTTGCGGTGCTCTTTCTGTTCGTCGTGATGATGCTCGACGTCGACTTCCGCGATCTGCGTCAGGGCTCCCTGCAATATCTGCCCGTCGGCGCATTGGTCGGTCTGATCCTGCTCGTTGAGCTGCTGCTCGTTCTCGGCGCGTGGATCGTTTCGCCGGAGGCCGCCGG contains these protein-coding regions:
- a CDS encoding NADH-quinone oxidoreductase subunit J, giving the protein MIATAIAFYLFAGITVAAGFMVIAARNPVHSVLFLILAFFNSAALFVLLGAEFLALILVIVYVGAVAVLFLFVVMMLDVDFRDLRQGSLQYLPVGALVGLILLVELLLVLGAWIVSPEAAGVAAAPAPAIADTHNTRALGQLIYTQYAYLFQAAGLILLVAMIGAIVLTLRHKPNAKRQVIADQVGRTRDQAVEMKKVEPGQGL